From Veillonella dispar, one genomic window encodes:
- the pyk gene encoding pyruvate kinase — translation MKRTKIVCTVGPGTDKFGILEDMMRAGMNVARFNFSHGSHEEQAERMQMVRDAAMIVNKPIALLLDTKGPEVRLGLFKEGKVFLEEGQKFTLTTDDVEGTKELSSVNHKGLVGDVSVGDKILLADGLVTLTIDSIEGNNIVTTVQNSGEIGNRKRVAVPGVALSLPPVSEQDEADLRFGCQQGVDFVAASFMQRGKDIVAIRRILESEQKDIKIIAKIENAEGVKNIDEILEVADGLMVARGDLGVEIPAEEVPVLQKMMIEKCNDLGKPVITATQMLESMIQNPRPTRAEASDVANAILDGTDAIMLSGETANGAYPVEAVTTMTRIAEVTEQAAIYDSKSRARQDVDMTTTSAVCLASVRIAQNLGAAAILTCTESGHTAISTARHRPACKIIAVTPHEETIRRMQLCWGVEAIKGHEIVNSDEMVKQAITGALGTGAIESGDLVVVTAGVPSGATGTTNMIRVHIAGQVLLSGNGILRKSVTGTVFIAANHKGNYESFKDGDILVVGTMEPELMSVAKRAGGIIAVEDGYTSDSAIAGITYGIPVILGAKNAHEVLLEGQEVTIDGERGKVFAGIANAR, via the coding sequence ATGAAACGTACAAAAATCGTATGTACTGTAGGTCCGGGAACGGATAAATTTGGTATTTTAGAAGATATGATGCGAGCGGGCATGAACGTGGCTCGTTTTAATTTCTCTCACGGATCTCATGAAGAGCAAGCCGAGCGCATGCAAATGGTGCGCGATGCGGCGATGATTGTTAATAAACCAATCGCATTATTACTCGATACAAAAGGTCCAGAGGTGCGCCTCGGTCTATTTAAAGAGGGGAAAGTATTCCTTGAAGAAGGTCAAAAGTTTACATTGACTACTGATGATGTGGAAGGCACAAAAGAGCTTAGCTCCGTGAACCACAAAGGTCTTGTAGGGGATGTGTCCGTAGGGGACAAAATTTTATTGGCCGATGGCCTTGTAACCCTTACTATCGATTCTATTGAAGGTAATAATATCGTTACTACAGTTCAAAATAGCGGTGAAATCGGTAACCGTAAACGTGTAGCTGTACCAGGCGTAGCACTTAGCTTGCCACCTGTATCTGAACAGGATGAAGCGGACTTACGCTTTGGCTGTCAACAAGGTGTGGACTTTGTAGCCGCATCCTTTATGCAACGCGGTAAAGACATTGTAGCCATTCGTCGTATTCTTGAATCCGAACAAAAAGATATCAAGATTATCGCGAAAATTGAAAATGCTGAAGGCGTTAAAAACATTGATGAAATTTTGGAAGTAGCAGACGGCCTCATGGTTGCTCGCGGTGATCTCGGTGTAGAAATCCCTGCCGAAGAGGTGCCAGTACTTCAAAAAATGATGATCGAAAAATGTAATGACTTGGGTAAACCAGTTATTACGGCAACCCAAATGCTAGAGTCCATGATTCAAAATCCACGTCCTACACGGGCGGAAGCAAGTGACGTAGCCAATGCCATCTTAGATGGTACTGATGCGATCATGTTGTCTGGTGAAACTGCAAATGGTGCTTACCCAGTAGAGGCGGTTACGACTATGACACGCATTGCTGAGGTAACAGAACAAGCTGCTATTTACGATAGTAAGAGTCGTGCTCGTCAAGATGTGGATATGACGACTACCAGTGCTGTATGTTTAGCAAGCGTGCGCATCGCTCAAAACCTTGGAGCTGCTGCTATTTTGACATGTACTGAATCTGGTCATACTGCAATTAGCACTGCTCGGCATCGTCCGGCTTGCAAAATTATTGCTGTAACACCGCATGAAGAAACAATTCGCCGCATGCAATTATGCTGGGGTGTAGAGGCTATTAAAGGTCATGAAATCGTTAACTCTGATGAAATGGTTAAACAAGCCATTACAGGTGCTCTTGGCACAGGTGCCATTGAGTCTGGTGACTTAGTGGTGGTAACGGCTGGCGTACCATCTGGTGCGACAGGTACTACAAATATGATTCGCGTTCATATTGCAGGCCAAGTACTCTTATCTGGCAATGGTATTTTGCGTAAATCCGTTACAGGCACTGTATTCATTGCTGCTAATCATAAGGGTAATTATGAAAGCTTCAAAGACGGCGACATCCTCGTTGTAGGTACAATGGAGCCTGAATTGATGTCTGTTGCAAAACGAGCAGGGGGCATTATTGCTGTAGAGGATGGTTATACATCCGATAGTGCTATTGCGGGCATTACCTATGGTATTCCAGTTATTTTAGGCGCTAAAAATGCTCATGAAGTGCTTTTAGAAGGTCAAGAAGTAACTATCGACGGTGAACGTGGCAAGGTGTTTGCAGGCATTGCAAATGCTCGATAA
- a CDS encoding DASS family sodium-coupled anion symporter — MEKFLKLALIVLIPVVLWFTTPPDGLTDTAWRLLGFYIAGIVGLILKPYPIQIILLAVLSASALFLDNAKDILVGYGSTALWMIIAAFSLSVAFGKTGLGHRVAYHLINAFGSTVLRLGYVTALLDLVLSPATPSNTARAAGIVYPINLSIAESIGSYPGDTAKRGGSFILMNGYFVTKITSFMFLTAMAPNVLALDFVTKITGLNMTWAEWALALALPGLVMLIFVPLVGYWIDRPEAVKIDNKKLAADGLAKLGPMKMSEKILAVVFILALIGWALPSIGFDLSPTAVALVAMTIVFFAGIITWDDMVQTKAVWNTFIWFGAILGLSTALTKAKFFAWLAAYMQANLALDVSPLIVVLILSGISVVIRYLFASSTAYIASMLPVFLTVGMAAGVDPVMFGLVLLATNAFGGLVTHYGASPGPIIYSAGYNNLKDWWTAGAILAVLSWILLFVVGIPWWTFIGMIG, encoded by the coding sequence ATGGAAAAATTCTTAAAACTAGCACTTATTGTGCTAATCCCTGTTGTCCTCTGGTTTACAACTCCACCAGATGGGCTCACTGATACGGCGTGGCGCCTCTTAGGCTTCTACATTGCAGGTATCGTAGGTTTGATTTTAAAACCATACCCAATTCAAATTATTTTATTAGCTGTATTATCTGCATCTGCATTATTCTTAGACAATGCAAAAGATATCTTGGTAGGTTATGGCTCCACTGCATTGTGGATGATCATCGCTGCGTTCTCCTTGAGTGTTGCGTTTGGTAAAACTGGTCTTGGTCACCGCGTTGCTTACCATTTGATTAACGCATTCGGTTCTACTGTATTACGTCTTGGTTATGTAACAGCACTTCTTGATTTAGTATTATCTCCAGCTACACCTTCTAACACAGCACGTGCGGCTGGTATCGTATATCCAATTAACTTATCCATCGCTGAATCTATCGGTTCCTATCCTGGCGATACTGCTAAACGCGGTGGTTCCTTCATCTTGATGAATGGCTATTTCGTAACAAAAATTACATCCTTCATGTTCTTAACAGCTATGGCTCCTAACGTGTTGGCTTTGGACTTTGTTACTAAAATCACTGGTCTTAACATGACATGGGCTGAATGGGCTTTAGCCTTAGCTCTTCCTGGTCTTGTAATGTTGATCTTCGTACCACTTGTAGGTTACTGGATCGACCGTCCGGAAGCAGTAAAAATTGATAATAAGAAATTAGCTGCTGATGGTCTTGCTAAATTAGGACCTATGAAAATGTCTGAAAAAATCTTAGCAGTTGTATTTATTCTTGCTCTTATCGGTTGGGCATTGCCTTCCATCGGTTTTGACTTGAGCCCAACAGCAGTAGCATTAGTAGCTATGACTATTGTGTTCTTCGCTGGTATCATTACTTGGGATGACATGGTTCAAACTAAAGCTGTTTGGAACACATTCATCTGGTTTGGTGCTATCCTTGGTTTATCCACTGCTTTAACAAAAGCTAAATTCTTTGCTTGGCTTGCAGCATATATGCAAGCAAACTTGGCACTCGATGTGTCTCCGCTCATCGTTGTATTGATTCTTTCTGGTATCAGCGTTGTAATTCGTTACTTATTCGCTTCCAGTACTGCATACATTGCGTCTATGCTTCCAGTATTCTTAACTGTAGGTATGGCGGCAGGTGTAGACCCAGTTATGTTTGGTCTTGTATTACTTGCAACAAATGCGTTTGGTGGTCTTGTAACTCACTACGGTGCATCCCCTGGTCCAATCATCTACTCTGCAGGTTATAACAACTTGAAAGATTGGTGGACTGCTGGTGCTATCTTAGCGGTATTGAGTTGGATTCTACTCTTTGTAGTAGGTATCCCTTGGTGGACTTTCATCGGTATGATTGGCTAA
- a CDS encoding DNA polymerase III subunit alpha produces the protein MQPFVHLHSHTEFSLLDGISRLPDMVRRAKELNQPALAITDHGNMYAAIYFYKECVSQGIKPIIGCEVYVTEGSRLDKQEGRSRERLKHLILLAETMEGYRNLVKIVSKASTEGFNYKPRADRDLLRQYSKGIIALSACIQGEIPQYILQDNMEGAKRSIEWYIETYGKDNFFLEIQNHGLPEEAKAQEELIKLSKEYGLGIVASNDFHYVLKEDADAQDIKVCISTGRRRAEVDRLKFPNDEFYLKSGDEMAELFGHIPGAMENTLKIADRCNVEFNFDEHHLPHFDVPEGETSKTYLRKVCEREIPRLYGETSEELQKRLDYELDVIGTMGFEDYFLIVWDYVRYAREHDILVGPGRGSAAGSVVAYLLGITGLDPLKYDLLFERFLNPERVSMPDIDIDFCYEKRGQAIEYVTRKYGQERVSQIITFGTEAARAVIRDVGRVLDLPLAEVNRIAKMIPNELGITLDKALQGKELKALYEADPNVKELFDFGKKLEGIARNSSTHAAGVVISADPLDDHVPVQNANDDGFVTQYDKDNIEELGLLKMDFLGLRTLTVMGDALKLIKANRGIDLDLDAIPLDDKAACDILTKGDTSGVFQLESEGITKLVMDLKPEHFEDLIPLVALYRPGPLGSGMVADFIDRRHGKKEVTYLHPILEPILKDTFGVILYQEQVMQIASAMGGFSLGQADLMRRAMGKKKESVLKAQRESFIQGSINNGIEESIANEVFDLLVYFAGYGFNKSHSAAYAYIAYQTAYLKAHYFPEFMAATMTSFMQNMQKLTYYINACKKHNVKVLGPDINYSERSFAVQGDAIRFGLGGIKNVGDNAIDRLIRERNEHGLYTDIVDFCKRVDNKVVNKRLLESLIRCGAMDGFKENRNQLLHMYESAQAVGAKEQKDAAMGTMSLFGDIEESVDFIPVPNVEDLSEDDKLKDEKEYTGFYITGHPLQGYAKELEGLFELGALVENPEQYDGQTITFGGLIENKTDRMTRRNEVMSILRIEDYSGAANVVAFPKVFSQSQQFLAVDMIVKVKGRVDADEKGVQIIADRIMPLKVNYSQAKHVAIHIYSQYDTPENSEALKRLLTNTAGSVPTSLYLHRQRKRINLPPNMCFDPSDESIKAIEAILGDGSVEVQ, from the coding sequence ATGCAGCCATTTGTACATTTACATAGTCATACAGAGTTTAGTTTGCTGGACGGTATCAGTCGTTTGCCTGACATGGTACGTCGTGCGAAGGAGTTAAATCAGCCGGCCCTTGCCATTACAGATCACGGCAATATGTACGCAGCCATTTATTTTTATAAGGAATGTGTGTCCCAAGGTATCAAACCGATTATTGGGTGTGAAGTATATGTCACAGAAGGTAGTCGTCTTGATAAGCAGGAAGGTCGCAGCCGTGAACGATTAAAACATCTCATTCTGTTAGCTGAGACCATGGAAGGGTATCGAAATCTAGTAAAAATCGTGTCGAAAGCCTCTACTGAAGGGTTTAATTATAAGCCTCGTGCAGACCGCGATTTATTGCGCCAATACAGTAAAGGCATAATTGCCCTCAGTGCTTGTATTCAAGGGGAAATCCCTCAGTATATTTTGCAAGATAATATGGAAGGTGCCAAGCGATCCATTGAATGGTATATCGAGACGTACGGCAAGGATAATTTCTTCTTAGAAATCCAAAATCATGGCTTGCCAGAGGAGGCAAAGGCCCAAGAGGAGCTCATTAAGCTCAGCAAGGAATACGGCCTTGGCATCGTAGCGTCTAATGACTTCCACTATGTTTTAAAAGAGGATGCAGACGCGCAGGATATTAAGGTATGTATTTCTACAGGTCGTCGTCGTGCCGAAGTGGACCGTTTAAAATTCCCAAATGATGAGTTCTATCTAAAATCTGGGGATGAGATGGCAGAGCTATTTGGACATATTCCTGGGGCCATGGAAAACACCTTAAAAATTGCAGACCGCTGTAATGTAGAGTTTAATTTTGATGAACATCATTTGCCGCACTTTGATGTGCCAGAAGGGGAAACGTCTAAGACCTATTTGCGTAAGGTTTGTGAACGAGAAATTCCTCGCCTCTATGGGGAGACCTCTGAAGAGTTACAAAAACGCCTCGATTACGAGTTAGATGTTATTGGAACGATGGGCTTTGAGGATTACTTCCTCATCGTATGGGACTATGTACGCTATGCCCGTGAGCACGACATCTTAGTAGGTCCTGGCCGTGGTTCAGCAGCTGGTTCTGTAGTAGCCTATCTACTTGGCATTACAGGCCTTGATCCATTAAAATACGATTTGCTCTTTGAACGGTTCTTAAATCCAGAGCGGGTAAGCATGCCTGATATCGATATTGACTTCTGTTATGAAAAGCGTGGCCAAGCCATCGAATATGTAACACGAAAATACGGACAGGAACGTGTATCCCAGATTATTACCTTTGGTACTGAGGCAGCGCGCGCCGTAATTCGTGATGTAGGCCGCGTGCTCGACTTACCACTGGCGGAAGTAAACCGCATTGCTAAGATGATTCCAAACGAATTAGGAATTACCTTAGATAAAGCTCTACAAGGGAAAGAGTTAAAAGCGTTATACGAAGCTGATCCAAACGTTAAAGAATTATTTGATTTTGGTAAGAAGCTAGAAGGGATTGCACGAAATTCGTCCACTCATGCGGCGGGCGTCGTAATTTCCGCGGATCCACTAGATGACCACGTACCAGTACAAAATGCCAATGATGATGGCTTTGTAACACAGTACGATAAGGATAACATCGAGGAATTAGGCCTCTTAAAGATGGACTTCTTAGGCCTCCGTACTTTGACGGTTATGGGGGATGCCTTAAAGCTCATCAAGGCGAACCGCGGTATTGACCTCGATTTAGATGCAATACCGCTCGATGATAAGGCTGCTTGTGATATCCTCACAAAAGGCGACACCTCTGGTGTATTCCAGCTCGAATCGGAAGGTATCACCAAGCTTGTTATGGACCTTAAGCCTGAACATTTTGAGGATTTAATTCCATTGGTAGCCTTGTACCGTCCAGGTCCATTGGGCTCTGGCATGGTGGCGGATTTTATCGACCGCCGTCACGGTAAAAAAGAGGTTACCTATTTACATCCTATATTGGAACCGATTTTGAAAGATACCTTTGGGGTAATCTTGTACCAAGAACAGGTTATGCAAATTGCATCCGCCATGGGCGGGTTCTCCCTTGGTCAAGCGGACTTAATGCGCCGCGCCATGGGTAAGAAAAAAGAATCCGTTCTAAAGGCGCAGCGCGAGTCCTTTATTCAAGGTTCCATAAATAATGGTATAGAAGAGTCCATTGCAAATGAAGTATTTGACTTGCTCGTATACTTTGCAGGCTATGGCTTTAATAAATCACATAGTGCGGCTTATGCGTACATTGCGTATCAAACAGCGTATCTGAAAGCCCACTATTTCCCTGAATTCATGGCCGCTACCATGACTAGCTTCATGCAAAACATGCAGAAATTGACGTACTACATCAATGCCTGCAAGAAGCATAATGTTAAGGTACTCGGTCCAGATATTAACTATTCTGAACGCAGCTTCGCCGTGCAAGGTGATGCCATTCGCTTCGGTCTTGGGGGCATCAAGAACGTAGGGGATAATGCCATTGATCGTTTGATTCGCGAGCGTAATGAGCACGGCCTCTATACGGATATCGTAGATTTCTGTAAACGCGTGGACAACAAGGTTGTTAATAAACGACTTCTTGAAAGTCTCATTCGATGCGGTGCCATGGATGGTTTCAAGGAAAACAGAAACCAATTATTGCATATGTATGAAAGCGCTCAAGCCGTAGGTGCTAAAGAGCAAAAGGATGCCGCTATGGGCACCATGAGTCTCTTTGGCGATATAGAGGAGTCCGTTGACTTCATCCCTGTACCGAATGTGGAGGATTTATCGGAAGACGATAAATTAAAGGATGAAAAGGAATATACAGGCTTTTACATTACAGGCCATCCATTGCAAGGCTATGCGAAGGAGCTAGAGGGCCTATTTGAACTGGGGGCTCTCGTAGAAAATCCAGAGCAATATGATGGCCAAACCATTACCTTTGGAGGTTTGATTGAAAATAAGACGGACCGCATGACAAGGCGGAACGAGGTTATGTCCATTCTTCGCATCGAAGATTATTCTGGTGCGGCTAACGTAGTGGCATTCCCTAAGGTCTTTAGTCAAAGTCAACAGTTCCTTGCGGTCGATATGATCGTTAAGGTAAAAGGCCGCGTTGATGCGGATGAAAAGGGTGTGCAAATTATTGCAGACCGCATTATGCCATTAAAGGTAAACTATAGTCAGGCAAAACATGTGGCAATCCATATTTATAGCCAATATGACACGCCAGAAAATAGTGAAGCCTTAAAACGGCTGTTAACGAACACCGCAGGCTCTGTGCCAACATCACTATATTTGCACCGTCAACGGAAACGCATTAATTTGCCACCGAACATGTGCTTTGACCCTAGTGATGAATCCATCAAGGCTATTGAAGCTATATTAGGTGATGGATCCGTAGAGGTGCAATAA
- a CDS encoding Bax inhibitor-1/YccA family protein, producing the protein MNPYNVTGPTAAEVAQVESIVSQRLKGSFLWMVVGLLTTIGVGIAALANPNWLRFAYQNFNIILLVELGVVFLFSARAYAANVMTLRGMFFLYSALNGLTLTLISLRYNVFEVVIPALIGTLAFFIGFAVVGATTKRNLSSLTPYVMAALLGMIIVSFVMMAARYFNWAVLSGFSDTVSLVLGYVGVVVFSIFTAIDVNRIKNNVTQVALMEDETILDRIEITGALSLYLDFINLFLSLLRIFGNKR; encoded by the coding sequence ATGAATCCATATAATGTAACAGGTCCTACTGCAGCTGAGGTTGCACAGGTTGAAAGTATCGTATCCCAACGATTAAAAGGCTCTTTCTTGTGGATGGTGGTAGGCTTACTTACGACTATCGGCGTTGGTATAGCGGCTTTAGCAAATCCTAATTGGCTACGCTTTGCGTACCAAAACTTTAATATTATCCTATTAGTTGAGCTTGGCGTAGTATTCCTATTCAGTGCGCGTGCATATGCAGCTAATGTTATGACATTGAGAGGTATGTTTTTCTTATATAGTGCATTGAATGGTCTTACATTGACACTTATATCCTTGCGATATAATGTGTTTGAAGTAGTTATTCCTGCGTTAATCGGTACTCTTGCCTTCTTCATTGGCTTTGCAGTGGTAGGGGCTACTACAAAACGCAATTTATCATCCCTTACACCGTATGTAATGGCTGCTTTGCTCGGTATGATCATTGTATCCTTTGTGATGATGGCAGCTCGCTACTTTAACTGGGCTGTACTCAGTGGCTTTAGCGATACTGTTAGTCTAGTTTTAGGCTATGTAGGGGTTGTAGTATTCTCCATCTTTACGGCTATCGATGTGAACCGCATTAAAAATAATGTGACACAAGTAGCTCTTATGGAGGATGAAACAATTCTAGACCGCATTGAAATCACAGGTGCTTTGAGCCTATATTTAGATTTCATTAACTTATTCTTATCCTTATTGCGCATCTTTGGTAATAAGCGATAA
- a CDS encoding LysR family transcriptional regulator, which yields MDDREWQTFVTVVDEGNITRAAEKLFLSQPALSYRLRHMEKALGHSLLLRTAEGIALTAQGEIFYDYCKRMMQDQEALENAMNSASGKIQGTLKIASSINFADYELPALLRSFRELYPDVHIQVKTAFSHQVVKMFNTGDCMVAFARGGYDVSGKSELLLEEPYCLVYKELVPPESLEKVPFIKYQTDASVANIIETWCAEHFEEPPSVAMDVNSMSTCRHFVRAGLGWSILTYMGLGSCKDRDIYVSPLRSKDGTYITRDTNMVYTKDTENLVVVKTFIEYVRDYYKKHTVVDDSIFREYKA from the coding sequence ATGGACGATAGAGAATGGCAAACCTTTGTCACTGTTGTCGATGAAGGCAATATTACAAGGGCGGCAGAAAAATTATTTTTATCGCAACCAGCGCTTAGCTATCGGTTGCGCCATATGGAAAAAGCCTTGGGCCATTCTCTGTTGTTGCGTACTGCTGAAGGTATTGCCCTTACGGCGCAAGGCGAGATTTTCTATGATTACTGTAAAAGAATGATGCAAGATCAAGAGGCTTTAGAAAATGCTATGAACTCCGCTTCTGGTAAGATTCAAGGAACCTTGAAAATTGCGTCATCTATCAACTTTGCAGACTATGAATTGCCGGCCTTGTTACGATCTTTCCGCGAACTGTATCCAGATGTGCATATACAAGTTAAGACGGCATTCAGCCATCAAGTGGTAAAAATGTTTAATACTGGTGACTGTATGGTTGCCTTTGCTCGTGGCGGTTATGATGTGTCTGGTAAGTCTGAGCTACTATTAGAGGAACCATACTGCTTGGTTTATAAAGAATTAGTACCACCTGAATCCCTTGAGAAGGTACCATTTATCAAGTATCAGACTGATGCGTCGGTAGCCAATATCATCGAAACATGGTGTGCAGAACATTTTGAAGAGCCACCTAGTGTTGCCATGGATGTAAATTCTATGAGTACATGCCGTCACTTTGTGCGCGCAGGGCTCGGTTGGTCGATTCTGACCTATATGGGCCTTGGATCCTGCAAGGATAGAGATATCTATGTAAGTCCATTGCGTAGTAAAGATGGCACATATATCACTCGTGATACCAACATGGTGTACACCAAGGATACAGAAAATCTTGTAGTGGTTAAAACATTTATTGAGTATGTTCGCGATTATTATAAAAAGCATACCGTAGTAGATGATAGTATTTTTAGAGAATATAAAGCATAG